The following coding sequences are from one Triticum aestivum cultivar Chinese Spring chromosome 5A, IWGSC CS RefSeq v2.1, whole genome shotgun sequence window:
- the LOC123101912 gene encoding uncharacterized protein, producing the protein MASSAVSHSHGGQHQHQHQLPAAGSMMARVDRLDLVVGYLEELRHSGSGRSSTTATSTLSSSSPTTPRARPHGCRSAEELLRETKAKGSLVERIAFLEDRVLRMEEERMEMSSSMETAESARRTMRMMMNGSGGAGAEPGSPGSGKKGKKGLKSLVKSCVRAGAKLKTKE; encoded by the coding sequence ATGGCTTCATCGGCGGTGAGCCACAGCCACGGCGggcagcaccagcaccagcaccagctgCCGGCGGCTGGGAGCATGATGGCGCGGGTGGACCGGCTGGACCTGGTGGTGGGGTACTTGGAGGAGCTGCGCCACAGCGGCAGCGGCAGGTCTTCCACCACCGCCACAAGCACCTTGTCATCGTCGTCCCCGACCACGCCTCGGGCTCGACCTCACGGGTGCCGGTCGGCGGAGGAGCTGCTGCGGGAGACCAAGGCCAAGGGGAGCCTGGTCGAGCGCATCGCGTTCCTGGAGGACCGGGTGCTCCGGATGGAGGAGGAGCGCATGGAGATGTCGTCGAGCATGGAGACGGCGGAGTCGGCGAGGAGgacgatgaggatgatgatgaacgGCAGCGGCGGGGCTGGGGCTGAACCGGGGAGTCCCGGGAGcgggaagaaagggaagaaggggcTCAAGAGTTTGGTCAAGTCGTGCGTCCGAGCAGGCGCCAAGCTCAAGACCAAGGAATAG